From one Brevibacterium sp. 'Marine' genomic stretch:
- the ppk2 gene encoding polyphosphate kinase 2 codes for MNSLFQENLREYIDKLRLEGYAVADSQTTDPHLIDPMGRAVETWREGYPYDEQLDREEYELEKYKLQVELLKFQYWGQDTGAKHVIVFEGRDAAGKGGTIKRFTEHLNPRAARVVALNKPSDREAGQWYFQRYISHLPTSGEIVMFDRSWYNRGNVERVMGFCTDDEYETFMEQAPVFEKMLIDSGVHVTKFWFSVTQREQRTRFAIRQIDPVRRWKLSPMDLESLDRWDDYTKAKEETFRRTDTDHAPWITIKSNDKKRARLNAMRYFLNQFDYADKDRSVVYDADPLLVRRGRDAVDD; via the coding sequence GTGAACAGTCTGTTCCAAGAGAATCTGCGGGAGTACATCGACAAACTCCGCCTCGAAGGCTACGCCGTCGCGGACAGCCAGACGACGGATCCGCACCTGATCGACCCCATGGGCCGGGCCGTCGAAACGTGGCGGGAAGGGTACCCGTACGACGAACAGTTGGACCGCGAAGAATACGAACTCGAGAAGTACAAACTGCAGGTCGAACTGCTGAAATTCCAGTACTGGGGTCAGGACACGGGCGCCAAACACGTCATCGTCTTCGAAGGTCGTGACGCCGCCGGCAAGGGCGGAACGATCAAACGCTTCACCGAACACCTCAATCCGCGTGCCGCCCGCGTCGTCGCACTCAACAAACCCTCTGACCGCGAAGCCGGCCAATGGTACTTCCAGCGCTATATCTCCCACCTGCCCACGAGCGGGGAGATCGTCATGTTCGACCGATCCTGGTACAACCGGGGCAATGTCGAGCGGGTCATGGGATTCTGCACCGACGACGAATACGAGACCTTCATGGAGCAGGCCCCCGTGTTCGAGAAGATGCTCATCGACTCCGGAGTCCACGTCACGAAGTTCTGGTTCTCCGTGACCCAGAGAGAGCAGCGGACCCGGTTTGCGATCCGTCAGATCGATCCGGTGCGGCGGTGGAAGCTCTCACCGATGGACCTCGAGTCCCTCGATCGCTGGGACGACTACACGAAAGCGAAGGAAGAGACGTTCCGCCGCACGGATACCGATCACGCTCCGTGGATCACGATCAAGAGCAACGACAAGAAGCGCGCCCGCCTCAATGCGATGCGCTACTTCCTCAATCAGTTCGACTACGCGGACAAAGACCGATCGGTCGTCTATGACGCCGACCCGCTGCTCGTCCGTCGCGGCCGCGACGCCGTCGACGACTAG
- a CDS encoding DUF202 domain-containing protein gives MSPRTPRPRRPRPLPHPDPGLQPERTTQSWLRTSLTMTVVSLIFMRFIHVFGGWSVALFVVCIGLAIAALSMQVRRYRLGSDSIQAERSRPTPWAVAFLTASVCLIAVISIASVIKISLM, from the coding sequence ATGAGTCCTCGCACTCCGCGACCGCGGCGGCCCCGGCCGCTGCCGCACCCCGATCCGGGGCTGCAGCCCGAACGCACCACGCAGTCATGGCTGCGCACGAGCCTGACCATGACCGTCGTCAGCCTCATCTTCATGCGCTTCATCCATGTCTTCGGAGGCTGGTCGGTCGCGCTCTTCGTCGTGTGCATCGGCCTGGCCATCGCTGCGCTGTCCATGCAGGTCAGGCGCTACCGGCTCGGCTCGGACTCGATCCAGGCCGAGCGCAGCCGCCCGACCCCCTGGGCCGTGGCCTTCCTCACCGCTTCGGTGTGCCTCATCGCGGTCATCAGCATCGCCTCGGTCATCAAGATCTCGCTGATGTGA
- a CDS encoding TIGR01906 family membrane protein — MSRDEKNETEDLLSRRMSSGSASAADKQSQAPLEAANDPSTDTEAFDPITDPIAEDAPEHSADAKPSTGPVRVAPAHSTNPHSQPATASTRAAEQNAAQKSAGTDSAAAASTADTGATREVPQNARTAVMSEADWAAVSKAATSTDVRDPEVPERRRSVLDVIGTIWIMLATPFVLLALAVRFVASGIFLKFEYFRPGFPADQFGFSAADREHYGTYVIDYLHNFDSRRYLADIVMPNGEPIFISDELSHMADVKGLISLLYLVALVGIIGSVLFGIYMCRKNGSGIHAGVRLGSIFSIIFMAAVAVVAVLGWDSFFRGFHKVFFADGTWEFYADDSLIRLFPPQFWVDAGIAGGGLFVLLAIILFLLSFTGHKKRRALRRARKDAAAEV, encoded by the coding sequence GTGTCCAGAGACGAGAAGAACGAGACCGAAGACCTCCTGAGCAGGCGGATGAGTTCAGGGTCTGCCAGTGCTGCCGATAAGCAGTCGCAGGCTCCTCTGGAGGCGGCGAATGATCCCTCGACCGACACCGAGGCGTTCGATCCGATCACGGATCCCATCGCCGAGGATGCCCCTGAGCATTCCGCGGATGCGAAGCCCTCGACGGGTCCGGTGAGGGTGGCTCCCGCCCATTCGACGAATCCGCACTCCCAGCCCGCGACCGCGAGCACGCGTGCCGCCGAGCAGAATGCCGCGCAGAAGTCCGCCGGCACGGATTCGGCCGCCGCTGCATCGACGGCCGATACCGGAGCCACCCGTGAGGTGCCTCAGAATGCGCGCACCGCGGTGATGAGCGAAGCCGATTGGGCAGCGGTGTCGAAGGCGGCGACGTCGACCGATGTCCGCGACCCCGAGGTGCCCGAGCGGCGCCGGTCGGTGCTCGATGTCATCGGCACGATCTGGATCATGCTTGCCACCCCGTTCGTCCTGCTGGCTCTGGCGGTGCGTTTCGTCGCCTCCGGGATCTTTCTCAAATTCGAGTACTTCCGACCCGGGTTCCCGGCCGACCAGTTCGGTTTCAGTGCCGCCGACCGTGAGCACTACGGGACCTATGTCATCGACTACCTGCACAACTTCGATTCCCGGCGCTACCTCGCCGACATCGTCATGCCCAACGGAGAGCCGATCTTCATCTCCGACGAGCTCAGCCACATGGCTGACGTCAAGGGTCTGATCTCGCTGCTCTACCTTGTGGCTCTCGTCGGGATCATCGGGTCCGTGCTCTTCGGCATCTACATGTGCCGCAAGAACGGATCGGGCATCCACGCGGGAGTGCGTCTGGGGTCGATCTTCAGCATCATCTTCATGGCCGCCGTCGCCGTCGTCGCCGTGCTCGGCTGGGACAGCTTCTTCCGCGGGTTCCACAAGGTGTTCTTCGCCGATGGGACGTGGGAGTTCTACGCCGATGATTCGCTCATCCGCCTCTTCCCGCCCCAGTTCTGGGTCGATGCGGGCATCGCCGGCGGCGGGCTGTTCGTGCTCCTGGCGATCATCCTCTTCCTGCTCAGCTTCACCGGTCACAAGAAGCGCCGTGCGCTGCGCAGGGCACGGAAAGACGCCGCAGCAGAAGTCTGA
- a CDS encoding DinB family protein, whose product MGDDESMKSFLQQSLDRGRTNLRWKLSGLDERSLRWPRTPTGFNLLGALKHMAQVEIVYFGDTFGRAWPNPDELVTDADIDLDPQADWCATEFETTEHLLDLYSRVAEFADETVESLSLDSPGRVPHWPKGRDETTLGQIMVHVLVDLTRHVGQIDIVREGIDGAAGLSEEAPNLPQDFDQDAYLERLRSIADRF is encoded by the coding sequence ATGGGCGACGACGAGTCGATGAAGTCCTTCCTGCAGCAGTCCCTCGACCGAGGCCGGACGAACCTGCGGTGGAAGCTGTCCGGACTCGACGAAAGGTCGCTGAGATGGCCGCGCACCCCGACCGGCTTCAACCTCCTCGGCGCACTCAAACACATGGCGCAGGTCGAGATCGTCTACTTCGGCGACACCTTCGGCCGCGCCTGGCCGAATCCCGACGAGCTCGTCACCGACGCCGACATCGACCTCGACCCACAGGCTGACTGGTGCGCGACAGAGTTCGAGACGACCGAGCACCTGCTCGACCTCTACTCCCGAGTCGCCGAGTTCGCTGACGAGACCGTCGAGTCGCTCAGTCTCGATTCGCCGGGGCGGGTGCCGCATTGGCCGAAGGGCCGCGACGAGACCACCCTGGGACAGATCATGGTCCACGTCCTCGTCGATCTCACTCGGCACGTGGGCCAGATCGACATCGTCCGGGAAGGTATCGACGGTGCCGCCGGACTCTCCGAGGAGGCTCCGAACCTGCCGCAGGACTTCGACCAGGATGCGTATCTCGAACGCCTGCGCAGCATCGCCGACCGGTTCTGA
- a CDS encoding DUF202 domain-containing protein, translated as MPHTVYRYPRRVSENNSSQDSRSRIARRVFPDGVDPDPRFTLANERTFLSWIRTALAFIGGGIAVEAFTSEIFSTGLRATLSIVLMVIGFILAAGAAFRWHRIESAMRRKTSLPLPLIIPIVSLASALGAGLLVLVFAGLLR; from the coding sequence ATGCCGCACACCGTCTACCGCTATCCTCGAAGGGTGAGTGAGAACAATTCTTCGCAGGACTCCCGCAGCCGCATCGCCCGTCGGGTCTTCCCCGACGGCGTCGACCCCGATCCGCGCTTCACCCTCGCCAACGAACGGACCTTCCTGTCCTGGATCCGCACCGCCCTGGCCTTCATCGGCGGCGGCATCGCCGTCGAGGCCTTCACCTCGGAGATCTTCTCGACCGGTCTGCGGGCGACCCTGTCGATCGTGCTCATGGTCATCGGGTTCATCCTCGCCGCCGGTGCCGCGTTCCGCTGGCACCGCATCGAATCGGCGATGCGGCGCAAGACCTCCCTGCCGCTGCCGCTCATCATTCCCATCGTCAGCCTCGCCTCGGCGTTGGGTGCGGGTCTGCTCGTCCTGGTGTTCGCCGGCCTGCTGCGATGA
- the hrpA gene encoding ATP-dependent RNA helicase HrpA: MAEQNPTPSTTPANTNPGRPPRRGKNGRGRASQRRSTTAAHHQQRRARLKDARAAHPVTVSYPEDLPVTAAKDEIAEAIRDNQVVIIAGETGSGKTTQLPKICLDLGLGIDGLIGHTQPRRIAARTVAERIADELDEELGSTIGYQVRFTAQVADSTRVKVMTDGILLSELSRDKLLRDYEVIIIDEAHERSLNIDFLLGYLKEVLDRRPDLKVIITSATIDPESFSAHFDDAPIISVEGRTYPVEVRYRPLGDDPADDDVDGPGESGNYETGVEEQTDGIIAAVDELAAEDPGDILVFLSGEREIRDTADALTDHLRRRPRMSSWEVVPLFARLSAGEQQKVFQPHSRPRIVLATNVAETSLTVPGIKYVIDVGTARISRYSNRTRVQRLPIERISQASANQRKGRSGRTSDGICIRLYSQDDFESRPAFTDPEILRTNLASVILQMASLGFASSDQEILDFPFLTPPEARAVRDGRTMLTELGALTSDSAGKIHVTEIGRKLTVLPIDPRLARMVIAGAEAGCGGEVTVIVAALSIQDPRERPAEFRAAADEKHARFTHRGSDFLSYLNLWNYLQSLQADMGSSKFRRRCKDEFLNFVRIREWQDLVGQLRSLLGSAGIRIEKSVWQPGDDATSDGTDLDGDGGKANPAESADGSDHGRGGRGRRGQIARGDQDTRGGRGEGHAQGRRGANGSIGFAELSAAKRSAKKQGATGPAANTGKQVAAAKLDPHAAAIHRSLLTGLLTMIGSRSERHKDYQGARGTRFAIFPGSGLFKVNPDFVMAAELVETSRLWARTVAAIDPDWVVEAAGDLVTRQHSDPHWSTKAGASMVYEKISLYGVTLVSDRRVGYGTIDAEAARDAFIRKGLIEGDWHERFGFLDHNAAVIDEAEDLASRTRNRRVLDQDDALYEFFDERIPEGITSAADFRGWWKKQKRRDAHLLDLTTSVLLSDDSEELTASVASDFPMEWELTDGTRAKLRYSFDPGSTEDGVTVEIPAEAVPAVDADAFSWQVPGLREELVAAYIRSLPKNKRRYFVPAPDVAREILPALTPYQGSLPEVLAAFLSERAGGGGLNDLVPITVTADDFDRSRIPAHLRLTFRVVDGKKTVGLGEDLTALTTKATPQVRKARQKQSAFTPKTGLTDWSFGQLADPDQAAAGVVPGLADRTDSVDLVAFDTAAQARLATREAIITLLSRHTADALKYLQDGLTTQEKLILAGHQTTADELLVGLIRVGIRGLVADRLGPAETSWVATADEFARLRKDVDAELPLTCSSLLPSLMKALKAATELDKLVSKASSLAILSNLADVQAWRAARMTAGAIAAMTPQMLRELPRWVQAEVGRIGGMQDSPIRDKQLMDRVTGCSSDVVRKIGNRFPALAKAEWSQLIVSLPTEWVEVVVMLEELRVSLFANSLGTAHPVSEKRIAKALSQL; this comes from the coding sequence ATGGCAGAACAGAACCCGACCCCGTCGACCACTCCAGCGAACACGAATCCGGGACGGCCGCCTCGGCGCGGGAAGAACGGACGTGGGCGTGCGTCTCAGCGACGCAGCACCACGGCAGCGCACCATCAGCAGCGCCGGGCCCGACTCAAGGACGCCCGCGCGGCTCATCCGGTCACCGTCTCCTACCCCGAGGATCTGCCGGTCACCGCGGCGAAGGATGAGATCGCCGAGGCGATCCGGGACAACCAGGTCGTCATCATCGCCGGTGAGACGGGATCGGGAAAGACCACCCAGCTGCCGAAGATCTGCCTCGACCTCGGCCTCGGGATCGACGGACTCATCGGCCACACCCAGCCTCGGCGCATCGCCGCCCGGACCGTGGCCGAGCGCATTGCCGACGAACTCGATGAGGAGCTCGGCAGCACCATCGGCTATCAGGTGCGATTCACTGCGCAGGTCGCCGACTCCACCCGGGTGAAGGTGATGACCGACGGCATCCTGCTCTCCGAGCTCTCGCGGGACAAACTGCTGCGCGACTACGAAGTCATCATCATCGACGAAGCCCACGAACGCAGCCTCAATATCGACTTCCTCCTCGGCTATCTCAAGGAAGTCCTCGACCGACGTCCCGATCTCAAGGTCATCATCACCTCGGCGACGATCGACCCCGAATCGTTCTCCGCTCATTTCGACGACGCTCCGATCATCTCCGTCGAAGGCCGCACCTATCCGGTCGAGGTCCGGTACCGGCCGCTCGGGGACGATCCTGCCGATGACGATGTCGACGGACCCGGCGAATCCGGGAACTACGAGACCGGAGTCGAGGAGCAGACGGATGGAATCATCGCCGCCGTCGACGAACTCGCCGCCGAGGACCCCGGTGACATCCTCGTCTTCCTCTCCGGTGAACGCGAGATCCGTGACACCGCCGATGCCCTGACCGACCACCTGCGCAGACGCCCGCGGATGAGCAGCTGGGAGGTCGTGCCGCTGTTCGCCCGGCTCTCGGCCGGCGAGCAGCAGAAGGTCTTCCAACCGCATTCGCGACCTCGCATCGTCCTGGCCACGAACGTCGCCGAGACCTCGCTGACGGTGCCCGGAATCAAATACGTCATCGACGTCGGCACCGCCCGCATCTCCCGCTACTCCAACCGCACCCGAGTGCAGCGACTGCCGATCGAACGGATCTCCCAAGCCAGTGCGAACCAGCGCAAGGGCCGCTCGGGGCGCACCAGCGATGGTATCTGCATCCGGCTGTACTCACAGGATGACTTCGAGTCGCGGCCCGCATTCACCGATCCCGAGATCCTGCGCACGAACCTCGCCAGCGTCATCCTGCAGATGGCCTCACTGGGATTCGCCTCGAGTGATCAGGAGATCCTCGACTTTCCGTTCCTCACCCCGCCGGAGGCCAGAGCGGTCCGCGACGGACGCACGATGCTCACCGAACTCGGGGCGCTGACCAGCGACTCTGCCGGGAAGATCCACGTCACCGAGATCGGTCGGAAACTCACCGTGCTGCCGATCGACCCCCGCCTGGCCAGGATGGTCATCGCCGGCGCGGAAGCCGGCTGCGGGGGAGAGGTCACCGTCATCGTCGCCGCACTGTCGATCCAGGACCCCCGGGAACGACCGGCCGAATTCCGTGCCGCAGCCGATGAGAAGCACGCCCGGTTCACTCACCGGGGCAGTGATTTCCTGTCCTACCTCAACCTGTGGAACTACCTGCAGAGCCTGCAGGCGGACATGGGATCATCGAAGTTCCGTCGGCGCTGCAAGGACGAGTTCCTCAACTTCGTGCGCATCCGTGAATGGCAGGATCTCGTCGGACAGCTGCGCTCTCTGCTCGGCTCCGCAGGGATCAGGATCGAGAAATCCGTCTGGCAGCCGGGCGACGACGCGACGTCCGATGGGACAGACCTCGACGGCGACGGCGGCAAGGCGAATCCTGCTGAGTCCGCTGACGGTTCCGACCATGGTCGTGGCGGTCGTGGTCGCAGGGGCCAGATTGCTCGTGGCGATCAGGACACCCGTGGCGGTCGGGGCGAAGGACATGCTCAAGGCCGGCGGGGCGCGAACGGGTCAATCGGATTCGCCGAACTCAGCGCCGCCAAACGCAGCGCGAAGAAGCAGGGGGCGACCGGACCGGCAGCGAACACCGGGAAGCAGGTGGCGGCCGCGAAACTCGACCCGCACGCCGCCGCCATCCACCGATCGCTGCTCACCGGTCTGCTGACGATGATCGGCTCACGGTCGGAGCGGCACAAGGACTATCAGGGGGCTCGCGGCACCCGGTTCGCGATCTTCCCCGGGTCCGGACTCTTCAAGGTCAACCCGGACTTCGTCATGGCCGCCGAACTCGTCGAGACCTCCCGTCTGTGGGCACGCACCGTGGCCGCGATCGACCCGGACTGGGTCGTCGAAGCCGCCGGTGACCTGGTCACCCGCCAGCATTCGGATCCGCACTGGTCGACGAAGGCCGGCGCGTCGATGGTGTACGAGAAGATCTCCCTCTACGGGGTCACACTCGTCAGCGACCGCCGCGTCGGCTACGGCACCATCGACGCCGAGGCCGCCCGGGACGCGTTCATCCGCAAGGGTCTCATCGAAGGCGACTGGCACGAACGCTTCGGCTTCCTCGACCACAATGCGGCCGTCATCGACGAGGCCGAAGATCTGGCATCGCGGACACGGAACCGTCGCGTGCTCGATCAAGACGATGCCCTGTACGAATTCTTCGACGAACGGATTCCGGAGGGGATCACCTCGGCGGCGGATTTCCGGGGCTGGTGGAAGAAGCAGAAGCGACGGGACGCGCACCTGCTCGACCTCACCACCTCGGTGCTGCTCAGCGACGACAGTGAGGAGCTGACCGCTTCGGTGGCCTCGGACTTCCCGATGGAATGGGAACTGACCGACGGTACGCGGGCGAAACTGCGCTACTCGTTCGACCCCGGCAGCACCGAGGACGGGGTGACCGTGGAGATCCCCGCCGAGGCGGTGCCCGCGGTCGACGCGGACGCATTCAGTTGGCAGGTCCCGGGCCTGCGCGAAGAACTCGTCGCCGCCTATATCCGGTCGCTGCCGAAGAACAAGCGCCGCTACTTCGTTCCCGCTCCCGACGTCGCCCGCGAGATTCTGCCGGCGCTCACTCCGTACCAGGGAAGCCTGCCGGAGGTGCTCGCCGCGTTTCTGAGCGAACGCGCCGGCGGGGGAGGGCTGAACGACCTCGTTCCGATCACGGTCACCGCCGACGATTTCGACCGATCGCGGATTCCCGCTCATCTGCGGCTGACCTTCCGGGTCGTCGATGGAAAGAAGACCGTTGGTCTCGGCGAGGACCTGACCGCACTGACGACGAAGGCCACACCGCAGGTGCGCAAGGCCCGCCAGAAGCAGAGCGCGTTCACCCCGAAGACGGGGCTGACGGACTGGTCGTTCGGTCAACTGGCCGACCCCGATCAGGCCGCAGCCGGCGTCGTTCCAGGGCTTGCCGACCGTACGGATTCGGTGGACTTGGTTGCCTTCGACACCGCAGCGCAAGCACGCCTGGCCACGCGAGAGGCGATCATCACCCTGCTGAGCCGGCACACTGCTGATGCGCTGAAGTACTTGCAGGACGGGCTGACCACTCAGGAGAAGCTCATCCTCGCCGGTCATCAGACGACCGCCGATGAACTGCTGGTCGGGCTGATTCGAGTGGGGATCCGCGGACTCGTCGCCGACCGGTTGGGGCCGGCCGAAACGTCATGGGTGGCCACCGCCGATGAGTTCGCGCGGCTGCGCAAGGACGTCGACGCCGAGCTGCCGCTGACCTGTTCATCGCTGCTGCCGTCCCTGATGAAGGCGCTGAAGGCGGCGACCGAGCTCGACAAGCTCGTCTCGAAAGCCTCCTCGTTGGCGATCTTGTCGAACCTCGCCGATGTGCAGGCATGGCGAGCCGCCCGGATGACTGCAGGCGCCATTGCGGCGATGACTCCGCAGATGCTGCGCGAGCTGCCCCGCTGGGTGCAGGCCGAAGTGGGGCGCATCGGCGGAATGCAGGACTCGCCGATCCGTGACAAGCAGCTCATGGATCGAGTCACCGGCTGCAGCAGCGATGTGGTCAGGAAGATCGGCAACCGCTTCCCGGCACTGGCGAAGGCCGAGTGGTCGCAGCTGATCGTGTCTCTGCCCACTGAATGGGTCGAGGTCGTCGTGATGCTCGAAGAGCTGCGCGTCTCACTGTTCGCGAACTCGCTGGGCACGGCACATCCGGTGTCGGAGAAGCGCATCGCGAAGGCTCTCTCCCAGCTCTGA
- a CDS encoding AEC family transporter, with protein sequence MLAVFEGFAVIAGVILVGFVLGRSGVLGPHGQQVIAKLVFYAGTPTLLYVTVSETDLGLIFNTALFATGGSALIVGAALFALTKWIRRRSTGEAMFSAWATSYVNIGNLGIPIAAYVLHDIGYVAPVLLFQLLILAPIGMAVLDGAGKKQHDSHWYSAILQVLKNPIVLGAAAGVAASATGFELPRFIFEPIDMIGATAVPGALLAFGISLKDGWGIPVKGSRAQLSYITGAKLIAQPVIAWAIGGPLFGYTGIDLFAIVVTSALPTAQNVYIYSMQYRQSEALMRDAVFITTVLSVPALVIIAALLG encoded by the coding sequence ATGCTGGCCGTATTCGAAGGTTTCGCCGTCATCGCCGGAGTCATTCTCGTCGGGTTCGTCCTCGGCCGCTCCGGCGTTCTCGGTCCTCACGGCCAGCAGGTCATCGCGAAGCTCGTCTTCTACGCCGGCACCCCGACCCTGCTCTATGTCACGGTCTCCGAGACCGACCTCGGGCTGATCTTCAACACCGCCCTCTTCGCCACCGGCGGGTCGGCGCTCATCGTCGGTGCCGCCCTCTTCGCCCTCACCAAGTGGATCCGAAGACGCAGCACCGGCGAAGCGATGTTCTCCGCGTGGGCCACCAGCTACGTCAACATCGGCAACCTCGGCATCCCGATCGCCGCCTATGTCCTCCATGACATCGGCTACGTCGCCCCGGTCCTGCTCTTCCAGCTGCTCATCCTCGCCCCCATCGGCATGGCCGTGCTCGACGGCGCGGGCAAGAAGCAGCATGATTCGCACTGGTACTCCGCGATCCTCCAAGTGCTCAAGAACCCCATCGTCCTCGGCGCCGCAGCCGGAGTGGCCGCCTCGGCGACGGGTTTCGAGCTGCCGCGGTTCATCTTCGAACCCATCGACATGATCGGCGCCACGGCCGTGCCGGGCGCCCTGCTGGCCTTCGGCATCTCGCTCAAGGACGGATGGGGAATACCCGTCAAGGGCAGCCGCGCACAGCTGAGCTACATCACCGGTGCCAAACTCATCGCCCAGCCGGTCATCGCCTGGGCCATCGGCGGCCCCCTGTTCGGCTACACCGGGATCGACCTGTTCGCCATCGTCGTCACCTCCGCCCTGCCGACCGCGCAGAACGTCTACATCTACTCGATGCAGTACCGACAGTCCGAGGCACTCATGCGCGATGCCGTCTTCATCACCACGGTCCTGTCCGTTCCGGCGCTCGTCATCATCGCCGCCCTGCTCGGCTGA
- a CDS encoding Nramp family divalent metal transporter: MSEQSNGSGPGDAGDAETVSGIEEASGPAKWKVIGPGLVVAATGVGAADMVATLVAGSQFGYGLLWAVIVGVILKIVLVEGAGRFSLATGKTIFEGWRSLGRWTTWYFGPYIIIWGFVYGATAMSSAALPLAALFPGINLTVWSVLMGLAGFAMVWFGRYAVFEKITAVLVGIMFITVVGLAIIAAPNIPDMLTGLIPIIPEGGVIYTLALAGGVGGTITLAAYGYWLREKGWHTPKWMKVMRIDNSMAYVMTGIFVIAMLVVGAEVVRAAGVSISAEDKGLLDLADVLKARYGEVVGIGFLVGFWAASFSSIIGVWNGVSLMFADFWGHMRKKPGGHPDTLTGGKYFKFYVLWLTFPPMLLFILGKPIGLILAYGVLGSLFMPFLAITLLGLLNGKKIPKEWANKLHTNVALAITALLFIILGIQQLYSALAPLWGGGS, translated from the coding sequence ATGAGTGAGCAGTCGAACGGTTCCGGCCCCGGCGACGCGGGTGATGCGGAGACCGTATCGGGAATCGAAGAGGCCTCGGGCCCGGCCAAATGGAAGGTCATCGGTCCCGGCCTCGTCGTCGCGGCCACGGGTGTCGGAGCCGCCGATATGGTGGCGACCCTGGTGGCCGGCAGCCAGTTCGGCTACGGACTGCTGTGGGCGGTGATCGTCGGCGTCATCCTCAAGATCGTCCTCGTCGAAGGCGCCGGCAGGTTCAGCCTCGCGACCGGAAAGACGATCTTCGAAGGCTGGCGATCACTCGGCCGCTGGACCACATGGTACTTCGGTCCCTACATCATCATCTGGGGCTTCGTCTACGGAGCCACCGCGATGAGCTCGGCGGCACTGCCGCTGGCCGCGCTCTTCCCCGGGATCAACCTGACAGTATGGTCGGTGCTCATGGGCCTGGCCGGCTTCGCCATGGTGTGGTTCGGCCGTTACGCCGTGTTCGAGAAGATCACCGCCGTCCTCGTCGGAATCATGTTCATCACCGTCGTGGGGCTGGCGATCATCGCCGCCCCGAACATTCCCGACATGCTCACCGGTCTGATCCCGATCATCCCCGAGGGCGGCGTGATCTACACGCTTGCGCTCGCCGGAGGCGTCGGCGGCACCATCACGCTGGCCGCCTACGGCTACTGGCTGCGCGAGAAGGGCTGGCACACCCCCAAGTGGATGAAGGTGATGCGCATCGACAACTCGATGGCGTACGTGATGACCGGCATCTTCGTCATCGCCATGCTCGTCGTCGGTGCCGAGGTCGTCCGTGCCGCGGGAGTCTCGATCTCCGCCGAGGACAAGGGGCTGCTCGACCTCGCCGACGTCCTCAAGGCCCGCTACGGCGAGGTCGTGGGCATCGGATTCCTCGTCGGCTTCTGGGCCGCGTCCTTCTCCTCGATCATCGGCGTCTGGAACGGTGTGTCCCTGATGTTCGCCGATTTCTGGGGGCATATGCGCAAGAAGCCGGGCGGGCACCCCGACACCCTGACCGGCGGCAAGTACTTCAAGTTCTATGTGCTGTGGCTGACGTTCCCGCCGATGCTGCTGTTCATCCTCGGCAAGCCGATCGGGCTGATCCTCGCCTACGGCGTCCTCGGTTCGCTGTTCATGCCGTTCCTGGCCATCACCCTCCTCGGGCTGCTCAACGGCAAGAAGATCCCGAAGGAATGGGCGAACAAGCTGCACACGAACGTCGCCCTGGCGATCACCGCACTGCTGTTCATCATCCTCGGCATCCAGCAGCTCTACTCGGCGCTGGCACCGCTGTGGGGCGGCGGAAGCTGA